A section of the Microcoleus sp. FACHB-68 genome encodes:
- a CDS encoding GAF domain-containing hybrid sensor histidine kinase/response regulator, with protein MPNSQFIRRTLPLAIFEQLRFTLLQQVAQNQGETSVTIAEDILASVEIPQSQRTRRFAVVVSQRFSALLTAIPSATTSALGWENPQMTLYQVEISFDESGIAAFLSNLRSILQNHPQVLNLIEQAEGILCPNDGKIQSEFTLQLLNILAPDTSSFPAPQMEYAYSVCQPVEEALSQQIEQERLLNQVTAQIRQSLELPVILATAVEKVRNCLQVDRLVIYQFDSYNSVPQKQKSKDGEAHPLKSQSKDSHRVELNIPDGSGSIAYEARASESISSVLHWREKEQCFVGVRHLRDKYRKGFTQAIEDVETAYALSPCLLNFLREAQVKAKLVTAIVVGEELWGLLIAQQCFEPRRWQENEQDFLKQIAEHLAIAIYQAQLYAELQQQKQTLEDRVSERTQALYDALIAAQAASRAKSEFLATMSHELRTPLTCVIGMSGTLLRWSFGQLNQKQRSYLQTIHDSGEHLLNLINDILDLSQVEAGKTVLNISEFSLSQLAEHSLQPVKEKAAENGVELKSELRLDPSQDRFTADERRLKQILNNLLSNAVKFTPEGGGVTLRIWIESNAALFQVQDTGIGISENQRPLLFQKFQQLDTSYQRKYGGTGLGLALTKQLVELHGGWIEVESTLNVGSTFTVWLPAQPLKAAQSTVNQDGLSVNSESPHGRIILVEDDEDTATSICDTLTRAGYQVVWMIEGSTAIEQIEVLQPTTVIVDMELPGMDGYEIIYHLRQSPAMQQLKVLVIKEKARTDNQEYCLAAGADDYLVKPIQPAHLLQKIAALTASQA; from the coding sequence ATGCCTAATTCTCAATTCATCCGTCGAACCTTGCCGCTAGCAATCTTTGAGCAACTGCGCTTTACGCTATTACAGCAAGTTGCTCAAAATCAAGGGGAAACATCTGTCACGATTGCAGAAGATATTCTCGCCTCTGTAGAAATTCCTCAAAGCCAGCGGACAAGACGGTTTGCAGTCGTGGTGTCCCAAAGGTTTAGCGCGTTGCTGACGGCAATCCCCAGCGCCACCACCTCCGCGCTGGGGTGGGAAAATCCTCAAATGACGCTGTATCAAGTCGAGATCAGCTTTGACGAATCGGGGATCGCGGCTTTTTTATCCAATCTGCGGAGTATTCTGCAAAACCACCCCCAGGTACTGAACCTAATCGAACAAGCTGAGGGCATCCTCTGCCCCAATGATGGGAAAATTCAAAGTGAGTTTACGCTGCAATTACTGAACATTCTTGCCCCAGACACCAGCAGCTTTCCTGCCCCGCAGATGGAATACGCTTATTCCGTCTGTCAGCCGGTAGAAGAAGCGTTAAGCCAGCAAATTGAACAGGAACGGCTTTTAAATCAAGTCACGGCTCAAATCCGCCAAAGCTTGGAGTTGCCCGTCATTTTGGCAACGGCGGTTGAGAAGGTACGAAATTGTTTGCAGGTTGATCGGTTAGTGATCTATCAATTTGATAGCTATAACAGTGTGCCGCAAAAGCAGAAAAGCAAAGACGGCGAAGCACACCCCCTCAAAAGCCAAAGCAAAGACTCGCACCGCGTAGAATTAAACATCCCAGACGGCAGCGGTTCGATTGCCTACGAAGCTAGAGCATCCGAGAGTATCTCTTCTGTACTGCACTGGCGTGAGAAAGAGCAGTGTTTTGTGGGGGTACGCCATTTGCGAGATAAATATCGCAAGGGCTTCACTCAGGCAATTGAAGATGTTGAAACAGCTTATGCATTGTCTCCTTGCTTATTAAATTTTCTGCGAGAAGCGCAGGTAAAAGCAAAATTGGTGACAGCGATTGTCGTTGGCGAGGAATTATGGGGCTTACTCATCGCCCAGCAGTGTTTTGAACCGCGCCGGTGGCAAGAAAATGAACAAGATTTTCTCAAACAAATTGCGGAACATTTAGCAATTGCGATTTACCAAGCTCAACTTTATGCTGAGTTGCAACAGCAAAAACAAACCTTAGAAGATCGAGTGAGCGAGCGCACTCAAGCGCTGTATGATGCGCTAATCGCCGCTCAAGCCGCCAGTCGCGCTAAAAGTGAATTTTTGGCGACGATGAGCCATGAGTTGCGGACGCCTCTAACGTGTGTGATTGGGATGTCGGGGACGCTGTTGCGCTGGTCGTTTGGGCAATTAAATCAGAAGCAGCGGAGTTATCTGCAAACGATTCACGACAGTGGGGAGCATTTGCTGAATCTGATTAATGATATTCTCGACCTGTCTCAAGTGGAAGCCGGCAAGACGGTTTTAAATATCAGTGAGTTTTCGCTTTCCCAACTCGCTGAGCATAGCTTGCAACCCGTAAAAGAAAAAGCTGCCGAGAATGGTGTTGAACTCAAAAGTGAGTTAAGACTCGATCCGAGTCAGGATCGCTTTACCGCAGATGAGCGACGCTTAAAACAAATTCTTAACAATCTTTTGAGCAATGCGGTTAAGTTTACGCCTGAAGGGGGAGGAGTGACGCTGCGAATTTGGATCGAGAGCAATGCTGCCTTGTTTCAGGTGCAGGACACCGGCATTGGGATTTCTGAGAATCAGCGCCCTCTACTTTTTCAGAAATTTCAGCAGTTAGATACCTCTTATCAGCGTAAATATGGCGGCACCGGCTTGGGTTTGGCGCTGACTAAACAGTTAGTCGAACTTCACGGCGGCTGGATTGAAGTCGAATCTACCCTTAATGTTGGCTCGACGTTTACCGTATGGCTGCCGGCTCAGCCTTTAAAGGCGGCTCAATCAACCGTTAATCAAGATGGGTTGTCTGTGAATTCTGAAAGCCCGCATGGGCGCATCATTTTGGTTGAAGATGATGAAGACACGGCGACGAGCATCTGCGACACCCTGACAAGGGCGGGATATCAGGTGGTGTGGATGATCGAGGGTTCCACCGCAATTGAACAAATAGAAGTCCTACAGCCCACTACCGTGATTGTTGATATGGAATTGCCCGGTATGGACGGGTATGAAATTATCTATCATTTGCGCCAATCCCCGGCAATGCAACAGTTGAAGGTTTTGGTGATCAAGGAGAAGGCGAGAACGGATAACCAAGAATATTGCCTCGCTGCCGGCGCGGATGATTATTTGGTCAAACCCATACAGCCGGCTCATTTATTGCAAAAAATTGCCGCTTTGACCGCTTCTCAGGCTTGA
- a CDS encoding DUF2949 domain-containing protein, whose translation MEIVSARLNRLIRFLQEELTLPANAIKLAVRECEQSSNVLPIVLWQYGLVTLEQLERIFDWLETA comes from the coding sequence ATGGAGATAGTGTCTGCACGGCTAAATCGATTGATCCGCTTCTTACAAGAAGAATTGACCCTGCCGGCCAATGCAATTAAGCTGGCTGTACGAGAGTGTGAGCAAAGCTCAAACGTTCTGCCAATCGTACTTTGGCAGTATGGACTGGTAACGCTAGAACAATTAGAGCGAATCTTTGACTGGTTAGAAACCGCTTAA